GGCATACAGATGCCCCTCGAAATAGGCGTTGCCATCCGCCGCGTCAGCGTAGGCATTCGCGTCGGTCTTGGCCGTCCCGTCCTCTTTGATCAGCACCAGAGCCATATCAAACGTCCCTCCGCAGAATCTTCACCCGGTCCAGCAGGTTCTGATTCGTGTCGAAATACTCCAGGACCAGTTCCGCGCCGCCATCGTGGATCTTCAGGTAACCAGAAACGTTCTGGTCCTCGCATCGGAACTTAGTGTCCGCATTGATGGTGCCCCAGCCGTGATGATTTCCGCCGCCCATGGCGACGGTGTAGAACGTGATGCCATCCTTCTGCAGTCGCTCGATGCCATGCACATGACCTTGGAGCACCAGCGGAACGCCCAGGCCCACCCAGTTCCACCGGGCGTGCGCCGTACCAGTCCCCGCCGCACTGGAGGAGTAGGCCGGATGATGAAACACGAACACCGGCCACCGCGCCGTGCTTTCGGCCAGCTTGCGCAGGACATGCTGGCCGGCGACCGAGTCTTGCAACACCGATGCAACCGCGGTGTAGCCGCCGCCGTTGTCCGGTTGCTGGACCAGGTCATTCAGGTCATCGAAGAAGAAAAACTCCAGGTTGCCGAGTTGCGCGGAGTAGTAGGCTTTGCCGTTGTTGTAGCCGGCCACGTTCCAGTAGGCCGCGAAGCCCGCCTCGTTGCTCCCGTCATAGTCATGGTTGCCCATGCCGGCTACGCACTTGCCGCCCCGCCCCAGGATGGTGTTCTTCAGCGTGTCATTCGCCGTGGCGAAGGAGATCGTGGCGTCGGAGGTGTCGCCGATGGCGACCACGCTCAGGGTGTCCGCATTCGCGTGCAGGATGGCGGTGTCCACGCTTGCCGCCCGAGGTGCGTCGAACCCGCCGCAACGGTCTCCCAGCGCGGCCACCTTTGCCGCACTCCGGGCCGGAATCGGATAAATGCGGAAGTCATCCAGCGTCAGTGTGTCGCCCGGAACCGAGTTGGTCAGTTCCAGCCGCAGGCGGTAGGCCAGCTCTTCCACCGACTTGGTGTAGAGCTTGAGATAGACCCGCTTGCCCAGCGTGAAGGTGTCCAGGTTGACGTATTGCTGGCTCATGGTGGCGTCCAAGAACCCGAGGTTCTGGTCCGCCAAGTGCGTCTTGACTCGCAGATAGCAGCTACCCGACCGGGCCGACACGCGGAAGCTGCACCAGTAGGGCGTGAGGCGCGACAGAGCGCCCACGATGATTTCCGCGCTGCCACCATCCGCGAAGACCATGTTGTCTTCGTTATGCGTGACGGCCACGGTGCTCCAATTCACGAAGCTTTCGCCGTGTGAAATGTGGTTGTCCGGCGCATCTTGAGTGAACACCACCGTCTTGCGCTTCGGCGCGATGCCCTTGGCATACAGGTCCGCAATCGCATCCGCCGGCAGCGCCTCGCTCCAAATCCCAACGCCGCACAACAGCCCGGCGAAGAAACCACCGGCCACCGAGGCGGACGTGTAAGCCGTGCCGATGCCCGCCTTTTGCACCGAATCACTCCGGGGCACGGCGCTGGTCGCGACGATCGCTTCCAGTGCGCCGTTGAGATAGAGCTTCATCTGCGCCCCGTCGAAGGTGAAGACGCCGTGATACCACTGCCCATCCACAATGTCCGACGTGCCCACGATGCGATGATTCGCGCCCGAGGCCATGTCTTCGAAATCGCCCGCCAGGCGATACGTGGACCCGTTGTTCACCTTGTTCAGGCCCAGGTGCCAGTTGGCATCCACGTTGGAGCCGTCCGCCTCGCCCCGGCCTTTCGCGACCAGCGGCACGATCGGATCAGTGGCAGGGAAACCATCCGCGCCACCCGCCGTGGCCGTGGCCACACCCGCGCCAGTCTTCTTGAACCAGCAGGAGATCGTCCACCGGGCCATGCCGAACGGATAGCTGGTGTTCTCCAGGCGGACCTGCGAAGCCACGCCATCGAACGTCGCGCAGATCGGATACTTGAAACCCGCCGGCGTCGGACCACCGAAGGTCACACCGGAGTAGCTGTAGCCGTGGTTGCCCGCCGGGCCTTGGTCTTTGATGTCAAACGCCAGCGGCAGGAACGCCTTCAGGTTGGCATCGTAGGTGCCAAGCAGCAGTTCCTCGAAAGACCCGGCGGACTCGACCCGGCTCCTCCGCCGCCACTGCGGCCAAAGCTGCCAGAACAGCCGCCGGGAAATGCGGCGATCAAGAACGGACTTTGCCATGCGTCTTGCCTTTGCCTTGCGGTTTCACCGCCTTCTCTTCCGCCACCGGCGGCGGGACGACGGGCGGAACCACCGGCGTTTCGGCGCTCGCCTGTGCCTGCCGGTTGCCTGCCTGCGCCGCGCCCTGTTTCCCTTCTTGCGCGGCAGGCAGACCCGGCATCTCTGGCGCTGCTGGCGCAGCGTCCAACGGCACCAGCGATCGCCGCTTCCGCCGGACGATGGGATAGAGGCCATTCATATTGGGAGGTGCGACTCGCACTTAGATGCAGTTCGCCCCGACGGCGACCTGTTTCCAGTTGGTGCCATCGCTGAACGCCAGGCACGGAACCGCTCCGGTCCCGCCCGCGCTGAGGTAGATCAGCGCACCCGGATTCTTGGCCGCAGTCACACCAGCGGCCGTCAGCGCGGCCACGTTCGCAAACGTCCGGCTCTTCAGGTTGAGCTGCTCGCCGCTCCGAATCTTGGCGAAGCTCCAGGGGATTTCTTTGCCCATACGTGGTTCCTTTCATGCTTTCAGTCGCCTTGGCGACTCACTTTCAATGCCCCGCAGGGGCATAAGACAATAGCCCAGGGTAAGGCCGCGGGCCGCCACCCTGGGTAGGCCATCCCAATTGATTGCCCCTCTCCCCGCTGGCGGGGAGAGGGTGGCCGCAGGCCGGGTGAGGGGTGGCCCTCATTTCCATCACCCATCAACTAATTATTGTGCGTCACCGCCACGATTCGCACGTTCTTGTTCTCGAACACCCGCGTCCAATTCGCGCCCATTTCCAGTTCCGCGTTGGTGGGCGAGTCGCCCGCCACGCTGGCGCTGGTGAACTTCACACCGCGCGGATGGAGGATGTAACGCCGCCGGTTGATCAGGCCCGTGTCACTGGCCAGCGCATCGCGATACACCTCCACGCCCTCAGTCCCGTGCCCGCCTTGCAGCGGCGTGCCGTCGAGCGGCGCGGTGCCCTTGGCGAAGGCGCCCGGCCCGAACAGGTAGGTCGTATAAACCAGCCCATCCGTGGTCCCCGCCCGCACCGGCAGGTTGTCATCCACAACCACGCGCCGGCCTTGGAAGGTCCGAATCTGGGCCTTGCCCTCGCTGTCCGGGATGAAGTCAATCAGGTCCAGCTTCCGCAGCGCCGCCTCCGTGGCGGAGTGCATCGCAACCGCCACCAGGCGGTCGCCGCGGTCACCGAGTTTCGCGGTCGCGTCCACGAAGGTCGCGCCATTCAGGCGGGTCGCAGCGGACTGGCCAGCGACAGACTCCGAGTGAATCGCCAGCAGGTTGCCGCTCATGCTGGCAGCCGCGAAGATGCCTTTCAGGCACGACACCACCAGGCCCTCGTCAGTGCGCGCCCAGTATTCCGCGACCAGGTCCACGATGGCCTGCATCGGATCATCGCCCGAAATGACCTTGGCGAGATGGTTGACGGACCACGCTTGCGCATCGTTGTGAATGCGGGCGATGTCCTTGTCGGCAGTGATCTTGTTGACCGTGAGCGACGCCGAATCGCTCAGGAGTTGACGGGTAGCGGTCAGGTCCTTCCAGAAGGGCATTTCCACCGTGCGCCCGCCGCCAGCGGCCAACTCATCAAACACTGGCGAGTGTTCGATGATGCCGCACTTCCCGAACGCGCTCAGTTCTGCGGTCCGCTCGATGGCATACCGCTCGAACTCCGTCGGGATGATGATGTCTGCAACAGCCGTTTTCGCCATAATTCAATCTCTCTTTCCGTTTGTAGTCCCGGCTTCAGCCGGTCCCGGTTTCAAAACTTGGCGCAGCGCAGCGAAGCCCTGACTGAGCACCCTGTAAGGGTGCCGGACCATAGCCCAGGGTAAGCACGCCAGTGCGCCACCCTGGGACAGCCGGCCCAAACAATTTCCTCCCTCTCCCCCACCGGGGGAGAGGGCCGGGGTGAGGGGGCTGCCGTCCATCGCCACAATCGCCTCGCTCGCCATAGCCACTCGTTACGCCGCCGCCTTGAGCCGGGCCGCCAGGCCCGGATCACTCTTTTGCAGCCGCATTTGCTCCGTGAGATTCCAGCTTTCCTTGCGGAACGGATTTCTCACGAACCGATTCCCGGCCCCACCGGAGCCGGTGCCGTATGGGGAAGTGGCACCGCCACCACCGCCACCGGCATTGGATTCAAACAGGTGCGGAGCTTCCGACACTTGCATGTCAATCCACTCCGCCAACGACAGAGGCGTCAGGCCATCCTTGCCCACACGGGCAGTCTGGCCGTCAGCCTCCAACGCCTGGGGAACACCGTTCACCAGGCGGAAAGTGTTTCGCGCTCGCGACGTAATGTCGGGAATCGCGCTCGCACGCAGACCGCGCTTGGTCGCCTCAGTCACCACCGCTTGGTCAATCTGAATCGCGGTGAGGCGCGCATTGAGCGCATCGCGCTCGCCGGTCACGCCAGCGAGCTTCTTGTCCAACTCACCCCTGACCGCGCGCACCCGCGCCTCGATCAACTTCTCCACTTCGCCCGCCGTGGTGGCCGCCCGCAGGGCCTGGGCCTCTTCGAGCTTGCGCTTCTCATCCGCCAGCTTGCGGACCTCTTCAGGGTCAATCCCCTCGAAGCGCTGCTTCAGTTCATCCCGCTCCTTCATCAGTGCGACATTGGTGGCGCGGAACTCTTCGAGCTTCGCCTTGTCCACCGCGCCTTCGACATCCAGGTGCCAGGCGCCATCGCGTTCGACGTAGAGGTTGACGAGTTCCGCCGGAACCTCGTCTTTCGATTTCAGTTTGAACTTCAGTGCCATAATTTTCGTCGCCTCCATTTCTACACCCTGTTTTGCGGAATCTTGATGCACCCGAACGGCACCGCGCTTTTCTCGCTGCGCCATGCTGCGGCACGTCGCACGACCTTGCGCCACGCTGAACGATAATTTTTCACAAACCGCTTGACGGGGTTGGCTGTGGTGCAGGTTCCGGCTTTCCGATTGCGATCAACCGGACCTCCTCTTCGTTGGTTCGCCCTTCTGGGAGCACTTCGCCACGGCGAAAGATGTCCAACATGGAATCCCGGCTCAGTGCGCCGTTCTGCCACGCCTGGACAACGGCCACGATCTCGTTGGCCGACAGCCCTCGCGTGCTGTAATCGGTGTTCAACTCGATGACGACCTGCTCGTTGCTCACGTCATCAGGCATCACTTCGGTGGAGTTCCACCAATGCGCCCAGCGCAGAACGTGCGTCAGCGACATGCCGACGCTGCTCGCCAGTGCGCCCAGGATGCTGTTCTCCCCGCTTTGCTTGAGTTCGATGGCCTCAGCCGCTTCACCAACACGCTTCTGCGTTTCCAGCAACCGCGCCCCAAGAATCGCCATGAGGCGTTCATCCCGATCCATCGCCCGCTCGAAAGTCGTCAAACCCTGGCCCGTGTATTCCAGGAACCCGGCAGTCGCGCCCGGCGTGTCTGTCACCCAGGCCGTGCTGGA
This is a stretch of genomic DNA from Fontisphaera persica. It encodes these proteins:
- a CDS encoding LamG-like jellyroll fold domain-containing protein; protein product: MAKSVLDRRISRRLFWQLWPQWRRRSRVESAGSFEELLLGTYDANLKAFLPLAFDIKDQGPAGNHGYSYSGVTFGGPTPAGFKYPICATFDGVASQVRLENTSYPFGMARWTISCWFKKTGAGVATATAGGADGFPATDPIVPLVAKGRGEADGSNVDANWHLGLNKVNNGSTYRLAGDFEDMASGANHRIVGTSDIVDGQWYHGVFTFDGAQMKLYLNGALEAIVATSAVPRSDSVQKAGIGTAYTSASVAGGFFAGLLCGVGIWSEALPADAIADLYAKGIAPKRKTVVFTQDAPDNHISHGESFVNWSTVAVTHNEDNMVFADGGSAEIIVGALSRLTPYWCSFRVSARSGSCYLRVKTHLADQNLGFLDATMSQQYVNLDTFTLGKRVYLKLYTKSVEELAYRLRLELTNSVPGDTLTLDDFRIYPIPARSAAKVAALGDRCGGFDAPRAASVDTAILHANADTLSVVAIGDTSDATISFATANDTLKNTILGRGGKCVAGMGNHDYDGSNEAGFAAYWNVAGYNNGKAYYSAQLGNLEFFFFDDLNDLVQQPDNGGGYTAVASVLQDSVAGQHVLRKLAESTARWPVFVFHHPAYSSSAAGTGTAHARWNWVGLGVPLVLQGHVHGIERLQKDGITFYTVAMGGGNHHGWGTINADTKFRCEDQNVSGYLKIHDGGAELVLEYFDTNQNLLDRVKILRRDV
- a CDS encoding DUF4055 domain-containing protein — translated: MVETRTPLRLGKPLPLIPFVFHGASHSLPDVDRLPLGDVIAVNLDHYRLHADYRHGMHFTALPTAWVSGFDKAATLRIGSSTAWVTDTPGATAGFLEYTGQGLTTFERAMDRDERLMAILGARLLETQKRVGEAAEAIELKQSGENSILGALASSVGMSLTHVLRWAHWWNSTEVMPDDVSNEQVVIELNTDYSTRGLSANEIVAVVQAWQNGALSRDSMLDIFRRGEVLPEGRTNEEEVRLIAIGKPEPAPQPTPSSGL